A single region of the Streptomyces sp. ITFR-16 genome encodes:
- a CDS encoding discoidin domain-containing protein codes for MPSRTTLAATTAALIALAAPMAFAAPAPRPAAAQAAAWDTDRAAAAHAADPGSVTASGSENDATAPGNAADGDGTTRWSSNAADDAWIRVDLGSVIRVSRVTLDWEAAYGKKYVLEVSRNGTDWTTFYTEDDGTGGSVTAHTYPQEVTGRYVRMRGIQRATAWGYSLYSFKVYGGEQAGASATRANLALNHPAYGDLYQHAGNSPAFVTDGGWPADLKADQSRWSSDWNANRWVGVDLGATSTIDSVDLYWEAAYAVDYRIQVSDDNRTWRTVYQPSAADVAARRADVKAPGDAVGRHDTVTLPTPATGRYVRMLGVERRSFYNPAPSTAQFGYSLYEFQVWGTGGSADAAYPALPKDPGGAYSTTFFDDFTGSGLDRSKWRVVRTGTEMGPVNGESQAYVDSPDNIRTENGSLVLESKYCKGCTPTPNGTFDFTSGRVDTNTKFDFTYGKVSARMKLPVGDGFWPAFWLLGSNVDDPDVSWPGSGETDIMENIGYGDWTSSALHGPGYSADGNIGKQQTYPGGGRADEWHTYGVEWTPEGMTFTVDDRVVQTTSRQKLESTRGQWVFDHNQYVILNLALGGAYPAGWNQVTQPYWGLPQSSVDRVAQGGIKAEIDWVRVEQKK; via the coding sequence GTGCCCTCTCGTACGACTCTGGCAGCCACCACCGCCGCTCTGATCGCCCTCGCCGCCCCCATGGCCTTCGCCGCCCCGGCCCCCCGGCCGGCGGCGGCGCAGGCCGCCGCCTGGGACACCGACCGGGCGGCCGCCGCCCACGCCGCCGACCCCGGCTCCGTCACCGCCTCCGGCAGCGAGAACGACGCCACCGCCCCGGGCAACGCCGCCGACGGCGACGGCACCACCCGCTGGTCCAGCAACGCCGCCGACGACGCCTGGATCCGGGTCGACCTGGGCTCGGTCATCCGGGTCAGCCGGGTCACCCTGGACTGGGAGGCCGCCTACGGCAAGAAGTACGTCCTGGAGGTGTCCAGGAACGGCACCGACTGGACCACCTTCTACACCGAGGACGACGGCACCGGCGGCAGCGTCACCGCGCACACCTACCCGCAGGAGGTCACCGGCCGCTACGTCCGGATGCGCGGCATCCAGCGTGCCACCGCCTGGGGCTACTCGCTGTACTCCTTCAAGGTGTACGGAGGGGAGCAGGCCGGCGCCTCCGCCACCCGCGCCAACCTCGCCCTGAACCACCCCGCGTACGGCGACCTCTACCAGCACGCGGGCAACTCACCGGCGTTCGTCACCGACGGCGGCTGGCCGGCCGACCTCAAGGCGGACCAGTCGCGCTGGTCCAGCGACTGGAACGCCAACCGCTGGGTCGGCGTCGACCTCGGTGCCACCTCCACCATCGACAGCGTCGACCTGTACTGGGAGGCCGCCTACGCCGTCGACTACCGCATCCAGGTCTCCGACGACAACCGCACCTGGCGCACCGTCTACCAGCCCTCCGCCGCCGACGTCGCCGCCCGCCGCGCCGATGTGAAGGCACCCGGGGACGCCGTCGGACGCCATGACACCGTCACCCTGCCCACCCCGGCGACCGGCCGCTACGTCCGGATGCTCGGCGTGGAGCGCCGCTCGTTCTACAACCCGGCGCCCTCGACCGCCCAGTTCGGCTACTCGCTCTACGAGTTCCAGGTCTGGGGCACCGGCGGCAGCGCGGACGCCGCCTACCCGGCCCTGCCCAAGGATCCCGGCGGCGCGTACAGCACCACGTTCTTCGACGACTTCACCGGCTCGGGCCTGGACCGCTCCAAGTGGCGGGTGGTGCGCACCGGCACGGAGATGGGGCCCGTCAACGGCGAGTCCCAGGCGTACGTCGACTCGCCGGACAACATCCGTACCGAGAACGGCTCGCTCGTCCTGGAGTCGAAGTACTGCAAGGGCTGCACCCCGACGCCCAACGGCACCTTCGACTTCACCTCCGGACGGGTCGACACCAACACCAAGTTCGACTTCACCTACGGCAAGGTCAGCGCCCGCATGAAGCTGCCCGTCGGTGACGGCTTCTGGCCCGCGTTCTGGCTGCTGGGCAGCAATGTCGACGACCCGGACGTCTCCTGGCCCGGCTCGGGCGAGACGGACATCATGGAGAACATCGGCTACGGCGACTGGACCAGCTCCGCCCTGCACGGCCCCGGCTACTCCGCCGACGGCAACATCGGCAAGCAGCAGACCTACCCGGGCGGCGGCCGCGCCGACGAGTGGCACACCTACGGCGTCGAGTGGACACCCGAGGGCATGACCTTCACGGTCGACGACCGGGTCGTACAGACGACCTCCCGTCAGAAGCTGGAGTCCACCCGCGGCCAGTGGGTCTTCGACCACAACCAGTACGTCATCCTCAACCTGGCTCTCGGCGGCGCCTATCCGGCCGGCTGGAACCAGGTCACCCAGCCCTACTGGGGCCTCCCGCAGTCCAGCGTCGACCGCGTCGCGCAGGGCGGCATCAAGGCGGAGATCGACTGGGTCAGGGTCGAGCAGAAGAAGTAG
- a CDS encoding GH1 family beta-glucosidase, which translates to MNLVTPQAYAREIAAQAVPGLPADFRWGVATAAYQIEGAAAEDGRTPSIWDTYCRVPGMVVRGENGDVACDHYHRMPEDVQLIADLGVDTYRFSLAWPRIQPGGRGPANAKGLDFYKRLVDELDAKGVTPWITLYHWDLPQELEDAGGWPARDTAYRFAEYAALAYDALGDRVKHWTTLNEPWCSAMLGYAYGNQAPGRQNFGEAIHAVHHLLLGHGLASRYLREQAAARGNELELGITLNLGTATPETDSHEDAEACRRADGLGARIYLDPVVKGVYPEDIVTDLAAQGIELPVQDGDLAAISTPLDVLGVNFYRGTLFSGVTEEGAVLDADGLPVTRAVERELPRTAMDWEITPSALTDLLVRLEKDYGLPTVITENGAAFDDTVSPDGEIHDADRTTYLADHIAAVAAARTQGADVRGYFAWSLMDNFEWSYGYDKRFGIVRVDYDTQVRTLKDSAKWYRDTIHLTRNA; encoded by the coding sequence ATGAACCTCGTCACCCCCCAGGCCTACGCCCGCGAGATCGCCGCCCAGGCCGTACCGGGCCTGCCCGCCGACTTCCGCTGGGGCGTCGCCACAGCCGCCTACCAGATCGAGGGAGCGGCGGCCGAGGACGGCAGAACGCCGTCCATCTGGGACACGTACTGCAGGGTGCCGGGCATGGTCGTCCGCGGCGAGAACGGTGACGTGGCGTGCGACCACTACCACCGGATGCCCGAGGACGTGCAGCTGATCGCGGACCTCGGCGTCGACACGTACCGCTTCTCGCTGGCCTGGCCGCGCATCCAGCCGGGCGGCCGGGGCCCCGCCAACGCCAAGGGCCTGGACTTCTACAAGCGCCTGGTCGACGAGCTGGACGCCAAGGGCGTCACCCCGTGGATCACGCTCTACCACTGGGACCTGCCGCAGGAGCTGGAGGACGCGGGCGGCTGGCCGGCCCGGGACACCGCCTACCGCTTCGCCGAGTACGCCGCCCTCGCCTACGACGCCCTGGGCGACCGGGTGAAGCACTGGACCACGCTGAACGAGCCGTGGTGCTCGGCGATGCTCGGCTACGCCTACGGCAACCAGGCCCCCGGCCGGCAGAACTTCGGCGAGGCCATCCACGCCGTCCACCACCTGCTGCTGGGCCACGGCCTCGCCTCCCGGTACCTGCGCGAGCAGGCCGCCGCCCGGGGCAACGAGCTGGAGCTCGGCATCACCCTCAACCTGGGCACCGCGACCCCCGAGACCGACAGCCACGAGGACGCCGAGGCCTGCCGCCGCGCCGACGGACTCGGCGCCAGGATCTACCTGGACCCGGTCGTCAAGGGCGTCTACCCCGAGGACATCGTCACCGACCTCGCCGCCCAGGGCATCGAACTGCCCGTCCAGGACGGCGACCTGGCCGCCATCTCCACCCCGCTGGACGTCCTCGGCGTCAACTTCTACCGGGGCACGCTCTTTTCCGGTGTGACCGAGGAGGGCGCCGTGCTCGACGCCGACGGGCTGCCCGTCACCCGGGCCGTGGAGCGGGAACTGCCGCGCACCGCGATGGACTGGGAGATCACCCCCTCCGCCCTCACCGACCTGCTGGTCCGTCTGGAGAAGGACTACGGACTCCCGACGGTCATCACCGAGAACGGCGCCGCCTTCGACGACACCGTCTCCCCGGACGGCGAGATCCACGATGCCGACCGCACCACCTATCTCGCCGACCACATCGCCGCCGTCGCCGCCGCCCGCACCCAGGGGGCCGACGTCCGGGGGTACTTCGCCTGGTCGCTGATGGACAACTTCGAGTGGTCCTACGGCTACGACAAGCGATTCGGCATCGTCCGCGTCGACTACGACACGCAGGTGCGGACGCTCAAGGACAGCGCCAAGTGGTACCGCGACACCATCCACCTCACCCGCAACGCGTAG
- a CDS encoding ABC transporter ATP-binding protein — MSEPVLTISGLNVDYGTGDDAVHALRDIDLTLHRGEVLGLAGESGSGKSTLAYAVTRLLSPPGVITGGEVHYHQRDGQALDLLTLSAPELRAFRWQELSIVFQGAMNSLNPVHTVHSQLTDVLQAHRPEMRKPERTARAKELLGLVGISADRLGAYPHQLSGGMRQRVMIAMALALEPEIVIMDEPTTALDVVMQRQILRQLVKLREELGFSVVFITHDISLLIEFSDRIAIMYGGRIVEEAGAADIYRDPRHPYSDGLLHSFPALHGPRRELTGIPGSPPHLSAMPAGCAFHPRCAKKVEGCDTHVPVLARPDGDGNRSVACWLHREAPAAAARA, encoded by the coding sequence ATGAGCGAGCCCGTCCTCACCATCAGCGGCCTCAACGTGGACTACGGGACCGGCGACGACGCCGTGCACGCCCTGCGCGACATCGACCTCACTCTGCACCGGGGCGAAGTCCTCGGCCTCGCGGGCGAGTCGGGCTCCGGCAAGTCCACCCTGGCGTACGCGGTCACCCGGCTGCTCTCCCCGCCCGGCGTGATCACCGGCGGCGAGGTCCACTACCACCAGCGCGACGGCCAGGCCCTGGACCTGCTGACCCTGTCGGCGCCGGAGCTGCGGGCCTTCCGCTGGCAGGAGCTGTCGATCGTCTTCCAGGGCGCGATGAACTCCCTCAACCCCGTGCACACGGTCCACAGTCAGCTCACCGACGTCCTCCAGGCCCACCGGCCGGAGATGCGCAAGCCCGAGCGGACCGCCCGGGCCAAGGAGCTGCTCGGCCTGGTCGGCATCTCCGCCGACCGGCTCGGCGCCTACCCGCACCAGCTCTCCGGCGGGATGCGCCAGCGCGTGATGATCGCCATGGCGCTCGCGCTGGAGCCCGAGATCGTCATCATGGACGAGCCCACGACGGCCCTGGACGTCGTCATGCAGCGCCAGATCCTGCGCCAGCTGGTCAAGCTCCGCGAGGAGCTGGGCTTCTCGGTCGTCTTCATCACCCACGACATCTCGCTGCTGATCGAGTTCTCCGACCGGATCGCGATCATGTACGGCGGCCGGATCGTCGAGGAGGCCGGCGCGGCCGACATCTACCGGGACCCCCGCCACCCGTACAGCGACGGACTGCTGCACTCCTTCCCGGCGCTGCACGGCCCCCGCCGCGAGCTCACCGGCATCCCGGGCTCGCCCCCGCACCTGTCCGCGATGCCGGCCGGCTGCGCCTTCCACCCCCGCTGCGCCAAGAAGGTCGAGGGCTGCGACACCCATGTCCCGGTGCTCGCCCGGCCCGACGGGGACGGCAACCGCTCGGTGGCCTGCTGGCTCCACCGGGAAGCCCCGGCCGCCGCCGCCCGCGCCTAG
- a CDS encoding ABC transporter permease, translating into MAVTATEVAVLDAAETPAAGKRRFRFLRGRKTVVGLAILLFFVLIAVIGPWIAPYDPDTMSNELLQPPSGSHWFGTTQTGQDVLSQILVGTRGVLVVGFIAGIIATVLSVLIGVSAGFLGGTADEVLSLLSNVFLVIPGLPLIIIIASFVSDTGDLLIAFVIALTSWAWGARVLRAQTLSLRRRDYVEAARATGESTWRIIFFEVMPNLTAVIASGFVGTVIFAILSEITLAFIGVADISNWNWGTVLFWAQSNQALAQGAWWWFVPAGLCIALLGMSLALINFGIDEFVNPRLRTENGGSRKVRMRVGFTPVARTAPAPAERGRHHRTHDKESRS; encoded by the coding sequence ATGGCCGTCACCGCCACCGAGGTCGCCGTACTCGACGCCGCCGAGACGCCGGCCGCCGGCAAGCGCAGGTTCCGGTTCCTGCGCGGCCGCAAGACCGTCGTCGGACTCGCGATCCTGCTGTTCTTCGTGCTGATCGCCGTCATCGGCCCGTGGATCGCCCCGTACGACCCCGACACGATGAGCAACGAACTGCTCCAGCCGCCGTCCGGCTCGCACTGGTTCGGCACCACCCAGACCGGTCAGGACGTCCTCTCGCAGATCCTCGTCGGGACCCGCGGCGTCCTCGTCGTCGGCTTCATCGCCGGGATCATCGCCACCGTCCTGTCCGTGCTGATCGGCGTCAGCGCCGGCTTCCTCGGCGGCACCGCCGACGAGGTGCTCTCGCTGCTGTCCAACGTCTTCCTGGTCATCCCCGGACTGCCGCTGATCATCATCATCGCCAGTTTCGTGTCCGACACCGGCGACCTGCTGATCGCCTTCGTCATCGCCCTGACCTCCTGGGCCTGGGGCGCCCGGGTGCTGCGCGCGCAGACGCTGTCGCTGCGCCGCCGGGACTACGTCGAGGCGGCCCGCGCCACCGGCGAGTCGACCTGGCGGATCATCTTCTTCGAGGTGATGCCCAACCTGACCGCCGTCATCGCCTCCGGCTTCGTCGGCACGGTCATCTTCGCGATCCTCTCCGAGATCACCCTCGCCTTCATCGGTGTCGCCGACATCTCCAACTGGAACTGGGGCACCGTCCTGTTCTGGGCCCAGTCCAACCAGGCCCTGGCCCAGGGCGCCTGGTGGTGGTTCGTCCCGGCCGGGCTCTGCATCGCCCTGCTCGGCATGTCGCTGGCCCTGATCAACTTCGGCATCGACGAATTCGTCAACCCGCGTCTGCGCACCGAGAACGGCGGCTCCCGCAAGGTCCGGATGCGCGTCGGCTTCACCCCCGTGGCCCGCACCGCCCCGGCCCCGGCCGAGCGCGGCCGGCACCACCGCACGCACGACAAGGAGTCCCGCTCATGA
- a CDS encoding ABC transporter permease has product MKFLLQRLAFYLVTAWAAITINFLIPRMMPGDPVQSLIARFQGQLDTNAIASLKALFGLDKKQSLWQQYTDYWSHLFHGDLGLSFTFFPTPVSEVIAQSLPWTLALVGITTLISFVLGTGIGVFTGWRRGSWMDSLLPVTTFISAIPYFWLGLIAISLFAVKWPLFPADGGYDNSLVPAFDWPFISSALYHGVLPGFTIVLSAVAGWILGMRNMMVTVSSEDYVMVAQAKGLSERRVMFGYAARNAILPNISGFALSLGFIVGGTLLVEMVFSYPGIGYQLFQGVGAKDYPLMQGVFLIITLSVLAANLLADVLYMLLDPRTRREA; this is encoded by the coding sequence GTGAAGTTTCTGCTCCAACGGCTCGCCTTCTACCTGGTCACGGCCTGGGCCGCCATCACCATCAACTTCCTCATCCCGCGCATGATGCCGGGCGACCCCGTCCAGTCGCTCATCGCCCGCTTCCAGGGCCAGCTGGACACCAACGCCATCGCCTCGCTCAAGGCCCTGTTCGGCCTCGACAAGAAGCAGTCGCTCTGGCAGCAGTACACCGACTACTGGTCGCACCTCTTCCACGGCGACCTCGGGCTGTCCTTCACCTTCTTCCCCACCCCGGTGAGCGAGGTGATCGCCCAGTCGCTGCCGTGGACGCTCGCGCTCGTCGGTATCACCACGCTGATCAGCTTCGTGCTCGGCACCGGCATCGGGGTCTTCACCGGCTGGCGGCGCGGCTCCTGGATGGACAGCCTGCTGCCCGTCACCACGTTCATCTCCGCCATCCCGTACTTCTGGCTCGGGCTCATCGCGATCTCGCTGTTCGCCGTGAAGTGGCCGCTCTTCCCGGCCGACGGCGGCTACGACAACTCGCTGGTGCCCGCCTTCGACTGGCCGTTCATCTCCAGCGCGCTGTACCACGGGGTGCTGCCCGGCTTCACGATCGTCCTCAGCGCGGTGGCCGGCTGGATCCTCGGCATGCGCAACATGATGGTGACGGTCTCCTCCGAGGACTACGTCATGGTCGCCCAGGCCAAGGGGCTCTCCGAGCGCCGGGTGATGTTCGGCTACGCGGCCCGCAACGCGATCCTCCCCAACATCTCCGGCTTCGCCCTCTCGCTCGGCTTCATCGTCGGCGGCACGCTCCTGGTGGAGATGGTCTTCTCCTACCCGGGCATCGGCTACCAGCTCTTCCAGGGCGTGGGAGCCAAGGACTACCCCCTCATGCAGGGCGTCTTCCTGATCATCACGCTCTCCGTCCTCGCGGCGAACCTCCTCGCCGACGTGCTCTACATGCTCCTCGACCCCCGAACCCGAAGGGAGGCGTAG
- a CDS encoding ABC transporter ATP-binding protein, whose product MSEQFEKNQVVLEARGVTKHFAVRRTGRDLLAGKRRTVHAVDDASLQLRRGTVTALVGESGSGKSTVARLLAQLYPLTSGEIHLGGQPVKAGRGRSFRSYVRRVQLIFQDPFASLNPVHTVRYHLTRSLKIHGRAGSGEAELEENLTALLNRVQLTPPHQYLDKFPHELSGGQRQRVAIARALGADPQVLLADEPVSMLDVSIRLGVLNLLKDLKDRLHLAILYITHDIASARYFADTTLVMYAGRIVEGGDSETVTQRPAHPYTQLLIASAPDPDRVVAQEEQEETGSGEPPSLIAPPAGCRFHPRCPKAMERCRTELPPRFDLADGQWAACWLYEGTGAAPTDDHEKEAAK is encoded by the coding sequence ATGTCTGAACAGTTCGAAAAGAACCAAGTCGTGCTCGAAGCACGCGGAGTCACGAAGCACTTCGCCGTGCGGCGCACCGGCCGCGATCTCCTCGCGGGCAAGCGCCGTACCGTCCACGCCGTCGACGACGCCTCGCTGCAACTGCGGCGCGGCACCGTCACGGCACTGGTGGGGGAGTCGGGCTCCGGGAAGTCCACCGTCGCCAGACTGCTCGCACAGCTGTATCCGCTCACCTCGGGCGAGATCCACCTGGGCGGACAGCCGGTGAAGGCCGGACGTGGCCGGTCCTTCCGCAGTTACGTACGCCGGGTCCAGCTCATCTTCCAGGACCCGTTCGCCTCGCTGAACCCGGTGCACACCGTGCGCTACCACCTCACCCGGTCGCTGAAGATCCACGGCCGGGCGGGCAGCGGCGAGGCGGAGCTCGAAGAGAACCTGACCGCTCTGCTGAACCGTGTCCAGCTGACTCCTCCTCATCAGTATCTGGACAAGTTCCCGCACGAGCTGTCGGGCGGTCAGCGCCAGCGCGTGGCCATCGCCCGCGCGCTCGGCGCCGACCCCCAGGTCCTGCTGGCCGACGAACCGGTCTCGATGCTGGACGTCTCGATCCGGCTCGGGGTCCTGAACCTGCTCAAGGACCTCAAGGACCGCCTCCACCTCGCGATCCTCTACATCACCCACGACATCGCCTCCGCCCGCTACTTCGCGGACACCACGCTGGTGATGTACGCGGGCCGGATCGTCGAGGGCGGGGACAGCGAGACCGTCACCCAGCGCCCCGCCCACCCCTACACCCAGCTGCTGATCGCCTCGGCGCCCGACCCGGACCGGGTGGTCGCCCAGGAGGAGCAGGAGGAGACCGGCAGCGGCGAGCCGCCGTCGCTCATCGCCCCGCCGGCCGGCTGCCGCTTCCACCCCCGCTGCCCCAAGGCGATGGAGCGCTGCCGCACCGAGCTGCCGCCGCGCTTCGACCTGGCCGACGGCCAGTGGGCCGCCTGCTGGCTGTACGAGGGAACCGGCGCCGCCCCCACCGACGACCACGAGAAGGAGGCTGCGAAGTGA
- a CDS encoding ABC transporter substrate-binding protein, protein MSARRHTLRAAALATAVVALAAGCSSANSNHNKSGGSATGILNIGKPDGPQTNNSNPFLNTSAGATLGYRWMIYEPLAMVRQIKPAEKADPWLATDWKWDLNFTKVTFTLDPRAEWADGKPLTAEDVAFTFNLLKKHPALNADGIAWGGVEVKGKQVVLTFDDSQYVNQNKIIQQYIVPKHIWEKVKNPETWPNRTPVGSGPYKLKTFTPQTTTLTATPTYWKGSTKVKELRYSTYNDNNAATTALASGKLEWSFVFMPDYKKLFIAKDPKNHKLWFPSGLGIHGLWFNTTRKPFDNPALRKAMAMVVDRNAIYTQAEATLYPEITNPTGIPLPAGESFISPDYKNATTKPDVEGAKKVLDEAGFTLSGGVLKDPSGKPVKLTFTDPAGWNDYITGLSIIKDNIKKIGIDAKVKTQTADAWGADVANGNFDATLHWTNSGATPYDMYQNIMDGALLQPIGKPSQSGNFGRFKSTEATEALKDFAQSTTDTARTQAMNTLQKIMVEQAPMIPTAAAPVGAEYSTKNWVGWPTEADPYADPQHTQRSSLAIVLKLKPAK, encoded by the coding sequence ATGTCCGCACGCCGTCACACGCTCAGAGCGGCCGCGCTCGCCACCGCGGTGGTCGCCCTCGCCGCCGGCTGTTCGTCCGCCAACTCGAACCACAACAAGAGCGGCGGCAGCGCCACCGGCATCCTGAACATCGGCAAGCCGGATGGACCGCAGACCAACAACAGCAACCCGTTCCTGAACACCTCGGCGGGCGCCACCCTCGGCTACCGCTGGATGATCTACGAGCCGCTGGCGATGGTGAGGCAGATCAAGCCCGCCGAGAAGGCCGACCCGTGGCTGGCGACCGACTGGAAGTGGGACCTCAACTTCACCAAGGTCACCTTCACCCTCGACCCCAGGGCCGAGTGGGCCGACGGCAAGCCCCTGACCGCCGAGGACGTGGCGTTCACCTTCAACCTGCTGAAGAAGCACCCGGCGCTCAACGCCGACGGCATCGCGTGGGGCGGTGTCGAGGTCAAGGGCAAGCAGGTCGTCCTGACCTTCGACGACTCGCAGTACGTCAACCAGAACAAGATCATCCAGCAGTACATCGTGCCCAAGCACATCTGGGAGAAGGTCAAGAACCCGGAGACCTGGCCCAACCGGACGCCCGTCGGCTCGGGTCCGTACAAGCTGAAGACCTTCACCCCGCAGACCACCACGCTGACCGCCACGCCGACCTACTGGAAGGGGTCGACGAAGGTCAAGGAGCTGCGCTACAGCACGTACAACGACAACAACGCCGCCACCACCGCGCTGGCCAGCGGCAAGCTCGAGTGGTCGTTCGTCTTCATGCCGGACTACAAGAAGCTGTTCATCGCCAAGGACCCGAAGAACCACAAGCTGTGGTTCCCCTCCGGCCTCGGCATCCACGGCCTGTGGTTCAACACCACCCGCAAGCCGTTCGACAACCCGGCGCTGCGCAAGGCCATGGCGATGGTCGTCGACCGCAACGCGATCTACACGCAGGCCGAGGCGACGCTCTACCCGGAGATCACCAACCCCACCGGCATCCCGCTGCCGGCCGGTGAGTCCTTCATCTCCCCCGACTACAAGAACGCCACCACCAAGCCCGACGTCGAGGGCGCCAAGAAGGTGCTGGACGAGGCCGGCTTCACGCTCAGCGGCGGCGTCCTCAAGGACCCGAGCGGCAAGCCGGTGAAGCTCACCTTCACCGACCCGGCCGGCTGGAACGACTACATCACCGGCCTGTCGATCATCAAGGACAACATCAAGAAGATCGGCATCGACGCCAAGGTCAAGACGCAGACCGCCGACGCCTGGGGCGCGGACGTCGCCAACGGCAACTTCGACGCCACCCTGCACTGGACCAACAGCGGCGCCACCCCGTACGACATGTACCAGAACATCATGGACGGCGCGCTGCTCCAGCCCATCGGCAAGCCCTCCCAGTCCGGCAACTTCGGCCGCTTCAAGAGCACCGAGGCCACCGAGGCGCTGAAGGACTTCGCCCAGTCCACCACGGACACCGCGCGCACCCAGGCGATGAACACCCTGCAGAAGATCATGGTCGAGCAGGCGCCGATGATCCCGACCGCGGCCGCGCCCGTCGGGGCGGAGTACTCCACGAAGAACTGGGTGGGCTGGCCCACCGAGGCCGACCCGTACGCCGACCCGCAGCACACCCAGCGCTCGTCGCTGGCGATCGTGCTGAAGCTCAAGCCCGCCAAGTAG
- a CDS encoding LacI family DNA-binding transcriptional regulator — protein MRVTIADVAREAGVSKTTVSRVINTKGEVDGSTAARVREVIAQLGYVPSSGAVGLARGSSRTVGMLVPSLTWPWMGEVLQGVVDTVEAADYGLLLFTCNRGAESVERFTSQVSARAFDGLVVVEPENTLDHLTALHRDGLPIVLIDDRGHHPEFPSVVTTNHEGGASAARHLRAGGRTRPLVITGPQDFGCVRDRLAGFVSILPTDLVVRGDFTESCGRLAVEQLLATGVEFDSVFAHNDITAAGVLRALRAAGRTVPGDIAVVGFDDIPMSEHTEPPLTTVRQPTRQMGETAARMLLSHLGGTPVPDAPVVLPTELVVRHSAP, from the coding sequence ATGCGAGTCACCATCGCTGATGTCGCCCGTGAGGCCGGCGTCAGCAAGACGACCGTGTCACGGGTCATCAACACCAAGGGCGAAGTGGACGGTTCCACGGCGGCCCGTGTTCGTGAAGTGATCGCACAGCTCGGCTATGTGCCCAGCTCGGGCGCCGTAGGACTGGCCCGCGGCAGCAGCCGCACGGTCGGCATGCTGGTGCCCTCGCTGACCTGGCCGTGGATGGGCGAGGTGCTTCAGGGCGTCGTCGACACCGTCGAGGCCGCCGACTACGGGCTGCTGCTGTTCACCTGCAACCGCGGGGCCGAGTCCGTGGAGCGCTTCACCAGCCAGGTGTCGGCGCGCGCCTTCGACGGACTGGTCGTGGTCGAACCCGAGAACACCCTCGACCACCTCACCGCACTGCACCGCGACGGCCTGCCGATCGTGCTGATCGACGATCGCGGCCATCACCCCGAATTCCCCTCCGTCGTGACCACCAACCACGAAGGAGGCGCGTCGGCCGCCCGTCATCTGCGGGCCGGCGGACGCACCAGGCCCCTGGTCATCACCGGACCCCAGGACTTCGGCTGCGTACGCGACCGGCTGGCGGGATTCGTCTCGATCCTGCCCACCGACCTCGTCGTGCGCGGAGACTTCACCGAGAGCTGCGGCCGGCTGGCCGTGGAGCAACTCCTCGCCACCGGCGTCGAGTTCGACTCGGTCTTCGCGCACAACGACATCACCGCGGCCGGCGTGCTGCGGGCGCTGCGCGCCGCGGGACGGACGGTGCCCGGCGATATCGCGGTGGTCGGCTTCGACGACATCCCGATGTCCGAGCACACCGAACCCCCGCTGACCACCGTGCGCCAGCCCACCCGGCAGATGGGTGAGACGGCCGCACGGATGCTGCTCTCCCACCTGGGGGGCACGCCGGTACCCGACGCACCGGTCGTGCTGCCCACCGAACTGGTCGTGCGCCACTCGGCGCCCTAG